GGTACTTGGGAGATTGGCAAGCGAAGTTGCTGTTTTTTTACGCGGAAAAAATGATACAAATTTTGCAGCCTATAAAGTCAGCAACAATAAGGTGATAGTTTTCAATACTGCAAAAATAGTTTATACGGGAAACAAGATGGAAAACAAAAAATACCATCACTATTCCGGTTATCCAGGCGGGATAAGCACAATTATATTAAAAGATTTATTAAAAAAAGACCCGAGTGCACCATTTAAAAAAGCAGTTTATGATATGCTTCCAAAAAATACATTAAGAAGTAAAACTATAAAGAATTTAAAATTATATGCCGGAGAAATCAAAGAAACCCGCCGCTAACGCAAAGCGTAAGCAGGCGGGCGAGATTAAAATAAAAAGTCCAAAGAAGCTTCAGTATTTTGAAGCAGTTGGCAGAAGGAAAAGAGCAGTTGCCCGGGTAAGGCTGTATACTGTTGATTCAGCAGAATCAATGGAAACCGGCAATTTTTCGATTAATGGCAAAAATTATAAAGAATATTTCCCGACTGCTATTTTACAGCAAATAATTGAATCGCCATTCACTAAATTGAAATCAACAAACAAATTCGGAGGCACAGTGAAAGTTAATGGTGGGGGTATTTCTGGCCAGGCAGGGGCTGTCAGGCATGGAATTTCAAGAGCATTGATTTTATTTGACATTAATTTTAGAAAACGGCTCAAAAAGTTAGGATTTTTAAAGAGAGACCCAAGAGAGAAAGAACGCAGGAAATTCGGACTTAAAAAAGCCCGCAAAGCTCCGCAGTGGTCAAAAAGATAAAATATATAAAAATCCCCCCCCGTGATGCGTGGGGGATTTTATTTGACAAAACAATAAATTGGGAGTAGAATATAAACATAGGAGGTGGAAGATGAAGAAGAACCTTAAAAAAATGTTTGTGATTTTTGTGGTGGCGGTGGCGGTTCTGGTGGTTTTGATGTTGCTGACGTCGGGGTGTAAAACCAATGACAATAGCGATGTGAAAAACTTTGCTGATGTCGTGAGCGTGGACGCGCGGTGGGAACCAGACGGAACTGGAGCGGTATTGTATCTATCAAACCTTACCCTAAGGTTTGTTAACAAGACCCCCGGTTATCAATACGGAGATTTAACTATTGATTGGGGAGATGGGCGAGTAGAAACCATTGGAATTGATCTCCGTTCAACTAATGGAGAAGAAGCAACAGAGAATATCTGGCGGGGAGAGAGAGCCCGGGGATATAATTTTAAAGGGGAAATAACCGTAACTATAAAACTGACTATTCAGTTTTTGGGTTATACATCCCCAGCGTTTCCTAAGACAGTGACCATGATGTCGCTGTAGCCACGAAAACCATGAGAAGCATGGAGGAGGGTATTGTGAAATATACCCTCCTTTTTTATTTGCTTTGTTTTTTATATTTGTTATAATAAAGATAAGATTAACAATTTTAATAAAATTAATAATTTATTATGAAAAAAATAATTGGGTTTTCAATATTATTCATTGGTCTTTTTTTTGGCGTTTTTAATTCTGCTCAAGCAGAAATAAGAACCATGACCATTCCTTTAGAAATAGGTCAAAAAGATAAACCGCTCGGATTATTTATTACAAAGACACATGTCGACCCCGCCAGCGCGGGGTCGCATTAATTCATAATCGTGATATGAATTTTAATATAAGTTAAAATATGAGTTAAAAAATAATATATACATTTTTTCACGATCGAGAAAAAGTGTATATGTGTATACATTACCCCGGTACTTGACAAAAGAATAAAACAGGAGTATGATATAAATAAGAAAATAAGATGCTCTTTGATATCGTATTAATATTGTGGTATGATATATATATTCCGCATAAACGGATTTAAGATTAAACAAAAAGGAGGTGAGATCTATGATCAGATTAATTTTCGATTGTTTGCGTGCGCCTTATGATTTGGCCAATATTTTACAAGTAGCCTTGGCTACTGGTAAGTGTGAAATCCACATCACGGGTAACTCTTTGCGCCATGATCATCGCAAGGTTTTGGGCAAAGTCGGTTCTTGGTCAAAGCGCGTCCGTGAACATGGATTACCGAATCTGGCAATCCAATATTGGCCGACTCTGGAAGATTGTGTTCAAACCCTAAAGGCTCAGGGTATCAGATTGATTGGTACATCACCACATGCCAAAAAATCATTTTATGAGCTTGATCTAAGCACGGACAATTATGCCTTTGTCTTTGGCACAGAATCCAGTGGTCTTTCACGAGAGAAAGCTGAGCTATTAGATGAAATGGTTAACATCCCCATGTCTTCTGATATCGATTTCATGACGCTTTCGGTCGTAGTGCCAATAGTCGTTTATGAGGCCATCAGACAAAAAGGCTAGAGCCACTTTATTCTTTTAAAGTGGCTCTTTCTTTATAAATTATTTATGAATAGATTAAAAAATAAAAACATCTATTATTTTATAACTGGCGCAAAAAAAGCTGAATTAGCTTCGAAAATAATAAAAGAAATGATCAGCGAAGGCGCTAGAGTTTTTACTATTCCCACTCAAACCAGTTTAGATTTTATTGATTTAACAAGGATTAAAAACATTAAGGGGAATGTTATTAAAACTAATTGGTCTAACAAAATTAAATTACCCAAAGAGGATGCGGTTTTAATTGCGCCATGTACTTTTAATACTTTTAATTCAATTGCGATAGGCCTAGCTAATACATATCCATTATGTCTAATTGCTTCAAGTTTAGGCAATAAGGTGCCAATTTTTATCGCACCAGCCATGAATAAATCTTTATGGGATCATCCATTGATTCAAAAAAATATCAAGAAATTAGAAAAATGGAATTGCCGTGTCATTTGGCCAGAAATCTCTGATAATAAAGTTAGCATGATGGATGTTGGTAAAATTTTAGATACTTTATATTTCAGTTTCAAGAGAATAAATTATCTAGATAGAAAAATTAGAGACGCTAATTTAAATGATAGGCTAAAAGTTTATAGAAAAAAATATTTTTCAATTTTTACTGATCTCGGGAAATTCTTAAGCCAAAAAAATCTAAACTTGCCCACAGCCGGATGTACTAGCATTAGAGTCTCTGAAGGGTTTTTAATTACTTCTAGCGGTGCGGAACTTTCTAACCTACATCAAAATGAAATTTCTTTAATTGTTGGTTTTAATGAAAACGACAATTTGATTAAATGGGTAGGCGATAAATTACCGTCTTCCGAGTCCCCTCTACATAGCATTATTCAAAAACACAAAAAATCTAAAATTATTGTGCATTTTCATTGTCCCAAGATGACCTATAGCACTAATTTGAAAAGATTTAATACAATTAAATATGATCGTTATGGGACTTTTGCCATTGGCCGTCAATTATTAAAAATTTTAGGCAAGGAAAAATTTTGTATTATGAAATACCATGGCGAAATTATTTTAGGCAATGATAATTCAGAAATAAAAAGAACCTTGATTAAATTTGATAAATTAGCTTAATATTATGAATTGCGTTATTTTGGGACCCAGTCAATTTAATAAAATTAAATTATTCGGTAAAATTAATGATGTATTAGCTTATATTGATGAAGCAGCAGAATTTTTTGCTAATAATTTTGAAGAAATTCTAATCGTTCCTGATACTGGTTTGTCGTTGCTTGTAGCGAAAAAGTATAAACAAAAAAAACCAGAAGGTAAAATAATCGGCTATGTCCCTGACATAACTAAGGGCGGTAAATCATTAGATGAATATTATAAATTTTGTGACGAAATCAAAGGCATTGGTGGTGGCTGGCATAATTTAAATACACAGTTAACCCGTAAATCCGAATATGTTTTCTGCCTTGGTTTTTCAGCTGGTGTCTTAATTGAACTATGCTCTGTAAAATATAATCAGCAATATTTGAATTTAAAAACAAAAATTTTTATCGATGAGCGATGTATTAGTTCGAAATTACCCAAAGAAGTTTGCGTGGATTTAAAAAATTTAAATTATTTTAAAAATTTTATATCTCTGGAGGAGAAATTTAAAAAACATGGCTTATAAAATTAAATTCTATAATCGAAAAATTGCTGAAAAACGCGAGAAATATTTTGATAAAAATTCAATTTTCAAAAAAAATGTTATCGATACTAATCGTTTATTTTTCGATTATATTTTGAAAGCCATAGATAAATTATCTTGTAAAAATAAAAACCATATTAAAATTTTAGATCTAGGAACGGGTACGGGTTATGTGCCCAGGATTTTAACCCAGTTGTCTAAAAATAAATTTAAAATTGTTGGTATTGATTTAGTACCAGAAATGTTAAATATGGCTAGATCAAAAACCAGTGATTCAAGAATTAAGTATTTATTGGGCGACAACAAAAATCTTCCATTCCAATCCGGGAGTTTTGATATTGTAACTAATAAACTTTCCACACAATTTGATTTAATTGAGGTTAAACGTGTTTTAAAAAACGGCGGATTCTTTATTTTTAAGGAGTATGGCAAATATAAAGGATTTAAAGAAATCGCTGAAAGATTTAAAAACCGTTATAAAAAATCAAAAACAGATATAGTGGATTATATCAAAATATTACAGAATTTAAATTTTCGTGAAATTATTTTACACACTCTTTTTTTAAAAAGAAAATATAATTTTCAAGAGATTAAGAATATTTTTGAAATGACTAACCTGATTAACAATTTTAACTTAAAGGATTTGAATTTAATTAAAATCAAGATTTTTAAAAAAAATAAACAGATCGATATTCATTCTGACCCGTTTATTATATTTGCACAAAAATAAATGACCAAAAGGATGGTTGATTTTTTAATAATAGGAGGAGGTCCTGCTGGTATTGCGGCGGGTATTTATGCTTGTCAGGACAAAGCTAATTTTTTATTAATTGAAGAAAAGCAAAATTGTTGGTTCATGAAAGAATCGGTGAACTCTCATTATTTTGTAGATGGTTTTACTGGTTCCAAGAAGAAGGTGACAGGATCTGATTTGCAAAGGAAATTTATGAAACATTATTTGCGGTTAGGTGGAGGAACTTTAAAAGAAAAAGTTTTAAGTTTAAACAAAAAAAATAATAAATTTGTAGTTAAAACCAACAAGAGTAATATTTATGCCGAAACGGTAATTTTAGCCAGTGGTACCAAACCTAAAAAATTATATATAGATAACATTAATAGATTTAAAGATCAGATTCATTTTGATTGTACTATTGATGGTAAAAAATATATTAATAAAAACATTATTGTAGTTGGCGGTAGAAATTCTGGTTCTGTGGCAGCTTGTTATCTATATGATCTGGGTTGTAAGCCAACTTTACTTGAGCTTCAAAAAGAGTTGCCTGCCAAAGATAAATATCAAAAATGGTTGGCCCAAAGAAAAATAAGAATTCTTACATCGGCTAAATTAGTAAAAATATGGGGAGAGAAAAAATTGCAACAAGCGGTAGTTAAATTAGACAAACAAGACAAGATAATAAATATCGCGACGACTGGAATTTTTGTTTATATTGGCAGGCAGGCTAATTTAGATTTTTTAAAAATTCATTTAAAGAAGAATAAAGAGGGTCACTTATTGGTAAATTATTTTAATCAGACGTCTTGTTCTGGACTTTTTGCTGCTGGTGATGTAACCTGCAAACTTAAGCAGATTATAACCGCTTGTGGGGATGGGGCTAATGCTTATTATTTTGCTAAAAAGTATCTTGAAAGTAAATTAAAATAAAAACTTTTATTATAATAATATATTTAGTTTAATAAGTAAGCGTAATGTCCTTTTGTAAAATCCGCCAATGCGTATGGACAATAAACCTGAACTATTGACAAAAGGATAAAACAGGAGTATGCTATAAACAGAGAATAAAGTGGTAGCGTTTTATGACGTACCTTAAAAATAAATAGAAAATCATTTTTTATAGCCCAAAGGGCTAGGAGGTAAAAAGTGAAAAACTTTAAAAAAATGTTTGTGATTTTTGCGGTTTTGTTCTTTGTTTTTTTTGTAACTGCTTGCTACAAAAGCCCAATTGAACCGCCTGATGACCCCCCAGTTGAACGAAAGTATTTCCACATTCAAATCAAGTATGAGAGGCCTGCTGGTTCTATTTTGTCGCCAGACCAGTTATTTAAAGGAGTTGGTGCTACGGTTTTTGCGGACATCAGTTGCTGGGGTGATGAGTGGAATTTTGGTTTTGGTTATCCAGATCAAGAGAGGATAGATGACTATCATTTCCCCTGGAGTGAACCCCAGTTAATTCCGGATAATGAAAATGGTCAGATTTATTCTATGTATGGGAGAGACATTGCAAGGTGGAATG
This is a stretch of genomic DNA from Patescibacteria group bacterium. It encodes these proteins:
- the rplM gene encoding 50S ribosomal protein L13, giving the protein MAKTYTIDASGKVLGRLASEVAVFLRGKNDTNFAAYKVSNNKVIVFNTAKIVYTGNKMENKKYHHYSGYPGGISTIILKDLLKKDPSAPFKKAVYDMLPKNTLRSKTIKNLKLYAGEIKETRR
- the rpsI gene encoding 30S ribosomal protein S9 — its product is MPEKSKKPAANAKRKQAGEIKIKSPKKLQYFEAVGRRKRAVARVRLYTVDSAESMETGNFSINGKNYKEYFPTAILQQIIESPFTKLKSTNKFGGTVKVNGGGISGQAGAVRHGISRALILFDINFRKRLKKLGFLKRDPREKERRKFGLKKARKAPQWSKR
- a CDS encoding TrmH family RNA methyltransferase, which codes for MRSMIRLIFDCLRAPYDLANILQVALATGKCEIHITGNSLRHDHRKVLGKVGSWSKRVREHGLPNLAIQYWPTLEDCVQTLKAQGIRLIGTSPHAKKSFYELDLSTDNYAFVFGTESSGLSREKAELLDEMVNIPMSSDIDFMTLSVVVPIVVYEAIRQKG
- a CDS encoding class II aldolase/adducin family protein, with amino-acid sequence MNRLKNKNIYYFITGAKKAELASKIIKEMISEGARVFTIPTQTSLDFIDLTRIKNIKGNVIKTNWSNKIKLPKEDAVLIAPCTFNTFNSIAIGLANTYPLCLIASSLGNKVPIFIAPAMNKSLWDHPLIQKNIKKLEKWNCRVIWPEISDNKVSMMDVGKILDTLYFSFKRINYLDRKIRDANLNDRLKVYRKKYFSIFTDLGKFLSQKNLNLPTAGCTSIRVSEGFLITSSGAELSNLHQNEISLIVGFNENDNLIKWVGDKLPSSESPLHSIIQKHKKSKIIVHFHCPKMTYSTNLKRFNTIKYDRYGTFAIGRQLLKILGKEKFCIMKYHGEIILGNDNSEIKRTLIKFDKLA
- a CDS encoding class I SAM-dependent methyltransferase, whose amino-acid sequence is MAYKIKFYNRKIAEKREKYFDKNSIFKKNVIDTNRLFFDYILKAIDKLSCKNKNHIKILDLGTGTGYVPRILTQLSKNKFKIVGIDLVPEMLNMARSKTSDSRIKYLLGDNKNLPFQSGSFDIVTNKLSTQFDLIEVKRVLKNGGFFIFKEYGKYKGFKEIAERFKNRYKKSKTDIVDYIKILQNLNFREIILHTLFLKRKYNFQEIKNIFEMTNLINNFNLKDLNLIKIKIFKKNKQIDIHSDPFIIFAQK
- a CDS encoding NAD(P)/FAD-dependent oxidoreductase; translation: MTKRMVDFLIIGGGPAGIAAGIYACQDKANFLLIEEKQNCWFMKESVNSHYFVDGFTGSKKKVTGSDLQRKFMKHYLRLGGGTLKEKVLSLNKKNNKFVVKTNKSNIYAETVILASGTKPKKLYIDNINRFKDQIHFDCTIDGKKYINKNIIVVGGRNSGSVAACYLYDLGCKPTLLELQKELPAKDKYQKWLAQRKIRILTSAKLVKIWGEKKLQQAVVKLDKQDKIINIATTGIFVYIGRQANLDFLKIHLKKNKEGHLLVNYFNQTSCSGLFAAGDVTCKLKQIITACGDGANAYYFAKKYLESKLK